From the genome of Nicotiana sylvestris chromosome 2, ASM39365v2, whole genome shotgun sequence, one region includes:
- the LOC104219055 gene encoding protein trichome birefringence-like 19 has translation MELLFWRNAQRTPRIVVLVSLTLIILGLIPLYHPFNLYAADVIVVDHSSKTPQPYQTKDQKIKIAEEDCDVFIGDWVPNPDGPYYTNTTCWAIHEHQNCMKYGRPDTDFLRWRWKPKGCDLPIFNPYQFLDMMRNKSMAFIGDSVGRNQMQSLICLLSRVEYPIDISYDDDQNFKRWKYTTYNFTLAAYWSPFLVTVKESDPDGPSHTGLFNLYLDEPDVKWITQIEQFDYLILNSAHWFTRCSVYYEKNQIIGCRYCGLPNVTDLPINYGYQKALKTTLEAINRLKNYKGVTFLRTIAPSHFEGGEWNKGGNCIRRRPFRSNETSLDGLCLEFYMTQVEEFKVASDEGKKRGKRFRLLDMTQAMLLRPDGHPSRYGHWPNENVVLYNDCVHWCLPGPIDSWSDFLLHMLKLEGRRALEESLQLK, from the exons ATGGAGCTTCTCTTTTGGAGAAATGCTCAGAGAACTCCAAGAATAGTAGTACTTGTTTCTTTAACATTAATAATTCTTGGTCTTATCCCTCTTTACCACCCTTTTAATTTGTATGCTGCAGATGTTATAGTTGTAGATCATTCTTCTAAAACACCACAACCATATCAGACCAAGGACCAAAAGATAAAGATTGCGGAGGAAGACTGTGATGTATTCATTGGAGACTGGGTTCCTAATCCAGACGGTCCATATTACACGAACACGACATGTTGGGCAATACACGAGCACCAAAATTGCATGAAATATGGGAGGCCTGATACTGATTTCTTGAGATGGAGGTGGAAGCCAAAAGGGTGCGACCTGCCCATTTTCAACCCGTATCAGTTTTTGGATATGATGAGGAACAAGTCTATGGCATTTATTGGAGATTCAGTGGGAAGAAACCAAATGCAGTCTTTAATTTGCCTCTTGTCCCGG GTGGAATATCCCATTGATATTTCTTATGACGATGATCAAAATTTCAAAAGGTGGAAATACACAACTTATAACTTTACCTTAGCAGCATATTGGTCACCATTCTTGGTCACGGTTAAAGAATCAGATCCTGATGGTCCTAGTCACACAGGTCTTTTCAATCTTTATCTTGATGAACCTGATGTAAAATGGATAACCCAAATTGAACAATTCGACTATCTCATCCTCAATTCTGCCCACTGGTTTACAAGATGCAGTGTCTACTACGAGAAAAATCAAATAATTGGTTGTCGTTATTGTGGACTCCCAAATGtcactgatcttccaataaattaTGGCTATCAAAAGGCACTTAAGACAACTTTAGAAGCCATCAATAGATTAAAAAATTATAAAGGGGTTACTTTTCTTAGGACTATTGCGCCTTCTCATTTTGAAGGTGGTGAATGGAATAAGGGTGGAAATTGTATTAGAAGAAGGCCATTTAGAAGCAATGAGACATCTTTGGATGGTTTATGTTTGGAATTTTATATGACACAAGTTGAAGAATTTAAGGTTGCATCTGATGAAGGAAAGAAAAGGGGTAAGAGGTTCAGATTATTGGACATGACACAAGCCATGTTGTTGAGACCAGATGGTCACCCTAGTAGATATGGACATTGGCCTAATGAGAATGTAGTTTTGTATAATGATTGTGTACATTGGTGTTTGCCTGGTCCTATTGATTCTTGGAGTGATTTTTTGCTTCATATGTTGAAGTTGGAGGGCAGGAGAGCCCTTGAGGAAAGCCTTCAACTAAAGTAA